The Prochlorococcus sp. MIT 1300 genome has a window encoding:
- a CDS encoding AbrB family transcriptional regulator encodes MLTGKELLAKVKDLGDVSKSDLVKACGYVSTKKGGGERLNFTAFYEALLEAKGVNLAAESSAGIGKGGRKLSYVATVQGNGNLLIGKAYTALLDLKPGDNFEIKMGRKGFRLIPEGES; translated from the coding sequence ATGCTCACTGGTAAGGAACTATTAGCCAAGGTCAAAGACTTAGGCGATGTCTCCAAGTCTGATCTTGTCAAGGCATGTGGATATGTATCCACAAAGAAGGGAGGCGGGGAACGCCTTAACTTCACAGCTTTTTATGAGGCACTGCTTGAAGCGAAAGGAGTAAATCTTGCCGCTGAAAGCTCTGCTGGAATTGGCAAAGGTGGAAGAAAACTGAGCTACGTTGCTACTGTTCAAGGCAATGGCAACCTCTTGATTGGTAAGGCCTACACAGCTCTTCTGGACCTTAAGCCTGGAGATAATTTTGAAATCAAAATGGGCCGCAAAGGTTTCCGTTTGATTCCAGAAGGCGAAAGCTAG